A region of Planktomarina temperata RCA23 DNA encodes the following proteins:
- a CDS encoding DUF2062 domain-containing protein, which yields MFKRREKRGLHRALWEWLYPKGGWARAYSYIKHRLRRLPGTPEEIARGVAIGVFTSFTPFYGLHFFVAWVLALVLRANVLASLLGTFFGNPLTHIPIGATALGFGHAFLGKRPESDLHLGLGEMFARAVTELGANIAAFFSQTPGDWTYLVEFWHTVFFPWMIGGVVPGVISGLVIYAITVPAIRVYKNRRKGQLAAKIAELRRKTLLTREDDSGV from the coding sequence GTGTTTAAACGTCGCGAAAAGCGTGGGCTGCACAGAGCGCTTTGGGAATGGCTTTACCCAAAGGGCGGCTGGGCCCGTGCCTATTCTTACATCAAACACCGTTTGCGCCGCCTGCCAGGAACGCCGGAAGAAATCGCGCGCGGCGTGGCGATTGGCGTGTTCACCTCCTTCACCCCGTTTTACGGGTTACATTTTTTCGTGGCTTGGGTGCTCGCGCTTGTATTAAGGGCCAATGTTCTCGCCTCGCTTTTGGGAACTTTTTTCGGCAATCCGCTGACCCACATCCCCATTGGCGCAACGGCGCTTGGTTTTGGACATGCGTTTTTGGGCAAGCGGCCAGAGAGTGATTTGCATTTGGGCCTGGGTGAAATGTTTGCCCGCGCGGTGACAGAATTGGGCGCGAATATCGCAGCATTTTTCTCCCAAACCCCGGGAGATTGGACTTATTTGGTCGAATTTTGGCACACAGTATTTTTCCCTTGGATGATCGGCGGGGTGGTGCCGGGGGTCATCTCAGGGCTGGTGATTTACGCTATTACGGTCCCAGCTATTCGCGTATATAAAAATCGCAGAAAGGGTCAATTGGCGGCCAAAATTGCAGAGTTACGCCGCAAAACCCTCCTTACACGCGAAGACGATTCGGGCGTCTGA
- the lepB gene encoding signal peptidase I, with product MDDIEEKSFAASAIETVKTVVYALLIAGVFRTLFFQPFWIPSGSMKDSLLIGDFLFVNKMAYGYSYASCPKIQIAALGLNIDADDFCGFIKDRDTRILGGVPERGDVVVFRHPVTGADYIKRLVGLPGDKIQMQGGVLQINGTPVERRQVEDFVEIYEPQGSQRNRPVCSNGAVGLGADCIKAKYIETLPNGVEHGVLDTYDQDAMRLGGRMNVDTTKVYAVPAGHFFFMGDNRDNSSDSRVPQSIGGVGFVPLKDIVGRADRILFSSAGASILAFWTWRSDRYFKAID from the coding sequence ATGGACGACATTGAAGAAAAAAGCTTTGCTGCGAGTGCAATAGAGACGGTCAAAACTGTGGTCTATGCCCTGCTGATTGCTGGGGTGTTTCGCACCTTGTTTTTTCAACCCTTCTGGATCCCCTCGGGCTCGATGAAAGACAGCCTGTTGATCGGGGATTTTTTATTCGTCAATAAAATGGCCTATGGGTATTCCTATGCCTCCTGTCCGAAAATTCAAATTGCCGCGCTGGGCTTAAACATTGATGCGGATGATTTTTGTGGCTTCATCAAGGACCGTGACACGCGGATTTTGGGCGGCGTTCCTGAGCGCGGCGATGTGGTTGTGTTTCGCCATCCGGTGACAGGCGCTGATTATATCAAACGCTTGGTCGGTCTTCCGGGCGACAAGATACAAATGCAAGGCGGGGTGCTGCAGATCAACGGCACGCCGGTTGAGCGCAGACAGGTGGAGGATTTCGTGGAAATCTATGAGCCACAAGGCTCACAGCGCAACCGTCCGGTCTGTTCCAATGGTGCCGTTGGGTTGGGCGCAGATTGCATCAAGGCGAAATATATCGAGACGCTGCCCAATGGCGTCGAGCATGGCGTGTTGGACACCTATGACCAAGATGCGATGCGCCTTGGAGGTCGGATGAATGTGGACACAACAAAAGTCTATGCGGTACCGGCGGGGCATTTCTTTTTCATGGGGGACAATCGCGACAATTCCTCTGACAGCCGCGTGCCGCAGTCCATCGGCGGGGTGGGCTTCGTGCCGCTCAAAGACATTGTCGGGCGCGCAGATCGCATTTTGTTTTCCTCTGCCGGCGCCTCAATTTTGGCCTTCTGGACGTGGCGCAGTGACCGTTATTTCAAGGCGATTGATTAG
- the rnc gene encoding ribonuclease III, with translation MKLSSELRQFSADIGYEFKDPGLLITALTHSSISSATRSDNERLEFLGDRVLGLVMAQALLDLDAKATEGQLAPRFNALVRKETCADVARSIGIGNLLKLGRSEMISGGRRKEALLGDAMEALIAAVYRDGGFTEAQALILRLWNTRITSVKADARDPKTALQEWAQARKGPPPNYVELSRSGPDHAPQFEIEVRLHSGEAAQAKAGSKRQAEQAAAKLLLERLGA, from the coding sequence ATCAAACTTTCTTCTGAGTTACGCCAGTTTTCAGCCGATATCGGCTATGAGTTTAAAGACCCGGGGCTCCTGATCACAGCTTTGACTCATTCCAGTATCTCCTCGGCAACCCGCTCGGACAACGAACGGCTTGAGTTTCTGGGTGACCGGGTTCTTGGGCTCGTGATGGCGCAGGCTTTGTTGGATCTGGATGCGAAGGCGACCGAGGGGCAATTGGCGCCGCGTTTTAATGCTCTGGTGCGCAAGGAAACCTGTGCAGATGTGGCGCGCTCTATTGGCATTGGCAACCTGTTGAAATTGGGTCGCTCTGAGATGATCAGCGGCGGGCGGCGCAAGGAAGCATTGCTGGGCGATGCCATGGAAGCGCTGATTGCTGCGGTGTATCGCGATGGTGGCTTTACTGAAGCGCAGGCGCTGATCTTGCGGCTTTGGAATACGCGGATCACCTCCGTCAAGGCCGATGCGCGCGACCCAAAGACCGCTTTGCAAGAATGGGCGCAGGCGCGCAAAGGTCCTCCACCAAATTATGTTGAACTGTCCCGCTCCGGCCCGGATCACGCGCCGCAATTCGAGATTGAAGTGAGATTGCATTCCGGCGAAGCGGCGCAGGCCAAAGCTGGATCGAAACGCCAGGCCGAACAGGCTGCGGCAAAATTATTGTTGG
- a CDS encoding pyridoxine 5'-phosphate synthase, which yields MSIEQRLGVNIDHVATLRNARGGAYPDPLRAALLAQAAGADGITAHLREDRRHILDADIDALMGALRIPLNFEMAATAEMQAIALRHKPHAVCLVPEKREERTTEGGLDVVGDQDRLGDFIAPLAQAGCRVSLFVAADEGQLQASAQVGAAVVELHTGAYCDFHAEGNHQAAKEELARITRCAQFAADLGLEVHAGHGLSYETVAPIAALPEVAELNIGHFLIGESVFLGLGPAIAEMRRLMQNARR from the coding sequence ATGTCCATAGAGCAACGCCTTGGCGTCAATATCGATCATGTTGCGACCTTGCGCAATGCACGGGGTGGCGCTTATCCCGACCCTCTGCGCGCGGCCTTGTTGGCGCAGGCCGCGGGGGCCGACGGCATTACCGCGCATCTGCGTGAGGATCGCCGGCATATTCTTGATGCCGATATTGACGCTTTGATGGGTGCGTTGCGCATCCCTTTAAACTTTGAAATGGCAGCAACCGCCGAAATGCAAGCCATAGCCCTGCGGCACAAGCCCCATGCGGTCTGTCTCGTGCCAGAAAAGCGCGAAGAACGGACCACCGAGGGCGGGCTGGATGTGGTTGGCGATCAGGACCGTCTTGGTGATTTCATTGCGCCACTGGCTCAGGCCGGCTGTCGGGTGTCGCTTTTTGTGGCCGCAGATGAGGGGCAATTGCAAGCCAGTGCGCAGGTGGGGGCCGCTGTGGTTGAGCTTCATACAGGCGCCTATTGTGATTTCCATGCCGAGGGCAATCACCAGGCTGCGAAAGAGGAATTGGCGCGGATCACCCGCTGTGCGCAATTTGCAGCCGATCTGGGGTTAGAGGTGCACGCCGGTCATGGCTTGAGCTATGAAACCGTGGCGCCGATTGCCGCCCTTCCAGAAGTGGCCGAGCTGAACATTGGACATTTTTTGATCGGGGAATCTGTCTTTTTGGGTCTTGGACCGGCCATTGCCGAAATGCGTCGCTTGATGCAAAACGCCCGGCGATGA
- the acpS gene encoding holo-ACP synthase, translating to MILGIGTDLANIKRIQGTLDRFGDRFKNRVFTQVEQRKSEARKDVAGTYAKRWAAKEACSKALGTGLAMGISWKDMAVTNMRSGQPVMAVTGWAAERLAQMTPAGHTAVIHCTLTDDHPWAQAFVVIEARPNEGGAT from the coding sequence ATGATTTTAGGTATCGGAACAGATTTGGCGAATATTAAGCGGATTCAAGGCACATTGGATCGCTTTGGGGATCGTTTTAAAAACCGGGTCTTTACGCAGGTTGAGCAACGCAAGTCGGAGGCGCGTAAAGATGTGGCGGGCACTTATGCCAAACGCTGGGCCGCGAAAGAAGCCTGCTCAAAGGCGCTCGGGACGGGCTTGGCCATGGGCATCAGTTGGAAAGACATGGCTGTGACCAATATGCGCAGCGGTCAGCCGGTGATGGCGGTCACGGGCTGGGCGGCGGAGCGTTTGGCGCAGATGACGCCCGCAGGTCATACGGCGGTGATCCATTGTACGTTGACCGATGATCACCCCTGGGCACAGGCTTTTGTGGTTATCGAAGCGCGCCCGAATGAGGGCGGGGCAACTTGA